One segment of Geomonas ferrireducens DNA contains the following:
- a CDS encoding phosphatidylglycerophosphatase A family protein gives MKKFVIVSATWFGTGFAPFASGTVGTAGAIPFFLLLSRMPLSLYLLTTVAFTVFACWAAGFGEELWGEHDSGKIVIDEVAGYLVTMIAVPATWIGVLTGFVMFRIFDIVKPQPARWFDRSLKNGYGVVMDDIVAGIYACAATHLALRFLP, from the coding sequence ATGAAAAAATTCGTAATCGTTTCAGCCACCTGGTTCGGCACCGGCTTCGCCCCCTTTGCCTCGGGGACGGTCGGGACCGCGGGGGCGATCCCTTTCTTCCTGCTCCTGTCGCGCATGCCGCTGTCGCTCTACCTTCTGACCACGGTGGCCTTCACCGTTTTCGCCTGCTGGGCCGCCGGTTTCGGCGAGGAGCTTTGGGGCGAGCACGACTCCGGAAAGATCGTCATCGACGAGGTGGCGGGGTATCTCGTCACCATGATCGCGGTCCCCGCCACCTGGATCGGGGTGCTCACCGGCTTCGTCATGTTCCGCATCTTCGACATCGTCAAGCCGCAGCCGGCGCGCTGGTTCGACCGGTCGCTCAAAAACGGCTACGGCGTGGTGATGGACGACATCGTGGCCGGGATCTACGCCTGCGCTGCGACGCACCTCGCACTGAGGTTCCTGCCGTGA